A single genomic interval of Spinacia oleracea cultivar Varoflay chromosome 6, BTI_SOV_V1, whole genome shotgun sequence harbors:
- the LOC110781759 gene encoding chlorophyll a-b binding protein CP29.1, chloroplastic, whose translation MATAAPATASYIFGTRITGPNPGSGKFTALFGFGKKAAKKVAPKKKIIDEDRPVWYPGAKAPEWLDGTMVGDRGFDPFGLAKPAEYLQFDYDGLDQNLAKNLAGDIIGTRTETADIQPTPFQPYTEVFGIQRFRECEVIHGRWAMLATLGALSVEAFTGVSWQDAGKVELIEGASYLGQKLPFSLTTLIWIEVLLIGYIEFQRNAELDPEMRLYPGGQYFDPLGLAADPEKKERLQLAEIKHSRLAMVAFLGFAIQAAATGKGPLSNVAAFLSDPSNNILKTFS comes from the exons ATGGCCACCGCCGCCCCCGCCACCGCCTCATACATCTTCGGAACCCGCATTACCGGCCCGAACCCGGGttcaggcaagttcacggcgttgttTGGGTTCGGAAAGAAGGCGGCAAAGAAAGTAGCCCCAAAGAAGAAAATAATAGATGAGGATAGGCCCGTTTGGTACCCGGGTGCCAAAGCACCCGAGTGGCTAGACGGGACAATGGTTGGAGACCGTGGGTTCGACCCGTTTGGGCTTGCTAAGCCCGCCGAGTATTTGCAATTTGACTATGATGGGCTGGATCAGAATCTTGCTAAGAATTTAGCTGGTGATATTATTGGGACTAGGACTGAAACTGCTGATATACAGCCCACACCATTTCAGCCTTATACAGAGGTGTTTGGGATTCAAAGGTTTAGGGAGTGTGAAGTGATCCATGGTAGGTGGGCCATGTTGGCTACACTTGGTGCTCTTTCTGTTGAGGCTTTTACTGGTGTTTCATGGCAAGATGCTGGAAAG GTAGAATTGATTGAAGGAGCATCCTACCTAGGCCAAAAGCTACCATTCTCCCTAACCACATTGATCTGGATAGAAGTACTCCTAATAGGCTACATTGAGTTCCAAAGAAATGCAGAACTTGACCCGGAAATGCGCCTCTACCCGGGTGGGCAATACTTCGACCCGCTTGGCTTAGCTGCGGACCCTGAGAAGAAAGAAAGACTTCAGTTAGCAGAGATCAAGCATTCTCGCCTCGCCATGGTTGCTTTCCTTGGGTTTGCAATTCAAGCTGCTGCTACTGGAAAGGGCCCACTTAGCAATGTTGCTGCATTTTTGAGTGACCCTTCTAACAACATCCTCAAAACTTTCTCTTAA